Sequence from the Rhodococcus jostii RHA1 genome:
CGGGGGCGTTCGTCCCGCATCCAGTCGGCGGTCATGCTTCACGCACCCGGAACGGGACGCTCGTCGGGCGGCGCACGTAATTGCCGTCCGCATAGACGACGGCGTCGATGTCGACGGTGAAATCGGGGCAGCGCGCCAGCAGTTCCTCGAGCGCGATCCGCGCCTGCATCCGTGCCGCGGCCGCACCGAGGCAGTGGTGGGCCCCATGGCTGAAGGTGAGGATCTGCTTCGGACTGCGACGCACGTCCAGGACCTCGGCATCCGGTCCGAACCGGCGCGGATCGCGGTTAGCGGAGCCGTACAGCAGGAGTACCTTCCGTCCCTCGGGAACGACGGTGCCTTCGATCTCGACGTCGCGGGTCACCGTGCGAGCGAGGCCCTGGACGGGGGCGGTGAGCCGGAGCAATTCCTCGACGGCGTCACGAACGAGCTCCGGATGTTCGATCAGGTCGCGTCGCTGATCCCGGTGCTCGGTGAGCAACTGGACTGCGCCGCCGAGCATCCCGGTGGTGGTGTCGTTGCCGCCGGTGACCATCGTGAACGCGAAACCGAGGATGGATAGCAGCCCGGTGATGTCGCCGTCGGCTCCCATCCCGCCCGCGACGAGGTGCGAGATCGTGTCGTCTCCGGGGTCGGTGCGCCGCCGCTCGATCAGTCCGGTGAAGTAGCCCATCAGTTCGGTGACCGCACCCGTCGCCTGCAGCGTGTCGCCCTGCGCATTGGCCGCGACGATGGCCTCGGTCCACCCGTCGAACTGCGCCCGGTCCTCGTCGGGGACACCGAGGTAGTGGGCAACGACCATGCTCGGCAGCGGCTTGAACAGTTCCTTCACCACATCGCCCGCACCTGCCTCCCGCAGTCGTTCGATGCGCTCCACCACGAACGCCCGGACGTTCGGCTCGACGGCGGTGACCTGCCGTGGGGTGAATCCCTTCGACACGAGACGGCGGAACGCGGTGTGGTCGGGCGGGTCGAGCATCACCAGCGGCGGATTGTCCTGCAGGCCGATCTTCTCCAGCTCGCCGTATGTCGTGGTGAGGCCGGCGGCGGAGGAGAACGTCTCGGGGTCCCGGGCCGCCGCGTAGACGTCGGCGTGCCGGGACAACACCCAGTAGTCGTTGCCGGGTGCGTCCTCGGGGACGACGTGATGGACGGGGTCGTGGTCGCGCAGGCCTGCGTACATCTGCCACGGGGCACGCCACGACTGTCCGGACCTCGGTACGAACGAAACGCTCGACACATGTGCGGTCATGTATCGATAGTGAGACACATTGCCCATTGTGTCAATGGTGCGGATGCGGCCTCTCTAGCCGAACAGGGCGAACGCCACGACAGCGAGGATCAGGACGAGTACCGGTGTGAGGATGAGCAGCAACCCGAACAGTCCGGGATTCTTCACCGGCCGATGGTCGATCGCGCCCTTGCTGAAACTGCTGAACGGCGACGCGTAGTACACCGGGGGAGCCGGGTGGTACCGGTTGTCGACGGTGATCTGCGCCCTGCCCTGCTCCCAGATCCACGGGACCGAGATCTGGATGTGGTGCACGCCCGGCGGTGCCGGAATTTCGTTGTGTCCCCATCGAAGCGGCACGGGATGGCCGTTGATGCGGGCATTAGGGGTCACCAGCATCGGGCCCATCGGCGGCTTCTTCGCGTCGATGACGAGCGCGGTGGGTGAGGAGGCGGGCTGCATGAAGGGCGAGAGTATCACCCGGACGCAGCCCGAAAAGTACGGCCTACTGGCCGGCCGCGATCCGGGCCTTCTCCAGCGCCGCGAGGGTGCGGAGCACGGTGGCACGCTGCTTCTCGAGGTCGCTGATTCGAGCACGCGCGGCGAGGCCGGCGGGCTCGCCGATCAGGTTCATCTGGGCGTCGATGGCCGAGAGCTGATCGAGCAGGCCCGTGACGCGCGATTCGAGTGCGGCGACGTCGACGGCATCGGTGCGCACCGGTGCCACCGGCGGGGTGGCCGACGTGCGGGACGCACTCGGGCGGGTCGACGCGGAGGCCGACGACGTTCCGGAATGAGCGGTGCTGCGCGGCTCCGACACCACACTGGCCGCCCGGGGGCGCAGGGCCTTGCGGACGGCCGCCGGGTCCGGGAGTTCCGCAAGCTTCATCTCGTTGAGTTCGCGGCGGGCGTCGCGGGCGTTGACCCGGTGCTCACGCTCTTCGTCGTCGTCCGACTGCAATGTTCCGCCGAGC
This genomic interval carries:
- a CDS encoding cytochrome P450 — protein: MTAHVSSVSFVPRSGQSWRAPWQMYAGLRDHDPVHHVVPEDAPGNDYWVLSRHADVYAAARDPETFSSAAGLTTTYGELEKIGLQDNPPLVMLDPPDHTAFRRLVSKGFTPRQVTAVEPNVRAFVVERIERLREAGAGDVVKELFKPLPSMVVAHYLGVPDEDRAQFDGWTEAIVAANAQGDTLQATGAVTELMGYFTGLIERRRTDPGDDTISHLVAGGMGADGDITGLLSILGFAFTMVTGGNDTTTGMLGGAVQLLTEHRDQRRDLIEHPELVRDAVEELLRLTAPVQGLARTVTRDVEIEGTVVPEGRKVLLLYGSANRDPRRFGPDAEVLDVRRSPKQILTFSHGAHHCLGAAAARMQARIALEELLARCPDFTVDIDAVVYADGNYVRRPTSVPFRVREA